Proteins encoded within one genomic window of Cyanobacterium sp. T60_A2020_053:
- a CDS encoding argininosuccinate synthase codes for MSRADKVVLAYSGGVDTSVAIPYLKNEWGVKEVITLAADLGQGEELEPIKEKAYRCGASESLVIDATEEFVTNYAFPAIKANALYENRYPLSTALARPLIAKLLVKAAEESGADAVAHGCTGKGNDQVRFDLGITALNPNIKILAPAREWGMSREDAISYGEKFGIEAPVKKSSPFSIDCNLLGRSIEAGPLEDPMTEPPEEIYALTKSVMDAPNEPQYVEITFDKGTPVAVDGETLAPVAFVTKVNEIAGNHGVGRIDMIENRVVGIKSREIYEAPALLVLIKAHEDLESLTLTSDVTHYKRAHIEDTYSRMIYEGLWYSPLKNALDVLIEETQKRVSGTVRIKFFKGNATIVGRTSPYSLYDAELSTYGMDDQFDHKAAEGFIYVWGLSTRIWAEKTRS; via the coding sequence ATGAGTCGTGCTGATAAAGTAGTTTTAGCTTATTCTGGAGGAGTTGACACCTCTGTAGCAATTCCTTACTTAAAAAACGAGTGGGGTGTTAAAGAAGTAATCACCTTAGCTGCGGATTTAGGTCAAGGGGAAGAATTAGAACCAATTAAAGAGAAAGCCTATCGTTGCGGTGCTTCTGAGTCTTTGGTGATCGATGCAACGGAAGAATTTGTCACTAATTATGCTTTTCCTGCCATCAAAGCTAATGCACTGTATGAAAATCGTTATCCTCTCTCGACGGCGTTAGCGCGCCCCCTCATCGCCAAATTATTGGTCAAGGCAGCTGAGGAATCTGGTGCGGATGCTGTAGCGCACGGTTGCACAGGGAAGGGTAATGATCAAGTGCGTTTTGATTTGGGTATTACGGCACTTAATCCTAATATTAAAATTCTAGCGCCCGCCAGAGAATGGGGCATGAGTCGAGAAGATGCTATTTCCTACGGGGAAAAATTCGGCATTGAAGCTCCCGTCAAAAAATCTTCACCTTTTAGTATAGATTGCAATCTTCTCGGACGCAGTATTGAAGCTGGACCTTTAGAAGACCCGATGACTGAACCACCAGAGGAAATTTATGCTCTCACTAAGTCGGTGATGGATGCCCCCAATGAGCCTCAATATGTGGAAATTACTTTTGATAAAGGCACTCCTGTGGCTGTGGATGGAGAAACTCTAGCGCCCGTCGCCTTTGTTACTAAAGTTAATGAAATTGCTGGTAATCACGGGGTAGGCAGAATTGATATGATCGAAAATCGTGTCGTTGGGATTAAATCAAGGGAAATTTATGAAGCACCGGCTTTATTGGTGTTAATTAAAGCCCATGAAGATTTGGAAAGTTTAACCCTCACTAGCGATGTCACCCATTATAAACGGGCACACATCGAGGATACTTACAGCCGCATGATTTACGAGGGTTTATGGTATAGTCCTTTGAAAAATGCTTTAGATGTTTTGATTGAGGAAACTCAAAAACGGGTAAGCGGTACGGTGAGAATTAAATTCTTTAAAGGTAATGCTACTATTGTCGGTAGAACTTCTCCTTATTCTCTCTACGATGCGGAGTTATCTACCTATGGCATGGATGATCAATTTGATCATAAGGCGGCGGAAGGTTTTATCTATGTTTGGGGTTTATCTACTCGAATTTGGGCAGAAAAAACAAGGTCTTAA
- a CDS encoding GxxExxY protein has protein sequence MRENEISRVIVDVAYNIHVELGPGLLESVYETIMAYELDKRGLQFIRQKSIPITYKNLTIEDAFRADLIVENKVIVELKSVEKIAPVHKKQVFTYLKLTNKKLGLLINFNTELIKDGITRIVNNL, from the coding sequence ATGAGAGAGAATGAGATTTCAAGGGTAATTGTTGATGTAGCGTATAACATTCATGTTGAATTAGGTCCGGGTTTATTAGAATCTGTCTATGAAACCATAATGGCTTATGAATTAGATAAACGTGGTTTACAATTTATTAGACAAAAATCAATTCCTATTACTTATAAAAACCTAACAATAGAAGATGCTTTCCGTGCTGATTTGATTGTAGAAAATAAAGTAATAGTTGAACTAAAATCTGTAGAAAAAATTGCCCCAGTTCATAAAAAACAAGTCTTTACCTATCTTAAACTTACGAACAAAAAACTAGGATTACTAATTAACTTTAACACAGAACTAATCAAAGACGGTATTACCCGAATCGTCAATAACCTTTAA
- a CDS encoding metallothionein → MTTVTQMKCACASCLCVVTLSEAVAKNDQYYCCDGCANGHTEGAGCGHTGCNCDK, encoded by the coding sequence ATGACAACAGTAACTCAAATGAAATGTGCTTGTGCTTCTTGTCTTTGTGTTGTAACGTTAAGTGAAGCAGTGGCAAAAAATGACCAATACTATTGTTGTGACGGTTGTGCTAATGGACATACGGAGGGCGCTGGTTGTGGCCACACAGGCTGTAATTGTGATAAATAG